The sequence below is a genomic window from Methanoculleus sp. 7T.
AGTCGCTCCTCGGGATCACCATCACCTTCCCCGGCTCGGACTACCTCCTCCTCGGTCTCGCGACCGCGGTATACCTCTACGGCGGCTGGCCGTTTCTTGCCGGGATCGTAAGCGAACTCCGGGCACGGATGCCGGGGATGATGACGCTCATCGCCGTTGCGATCACCGTCGCCTACGTCTACAGTTCGGCGGTCGTCCTCGGGATCGTCGGCGGGGAGGGGTTCTTCTGGGAACTCGCCACCTTGATCGATATCATGCTTCTCGGGCACTGGGTGGAGATGCGCTCGGTCCTCGGGGCGTCGAGGGCGCTTGAGGAGCTCGTCAGGGTCATGCCGTCGGAGGCGCACTTGGTCAGGGACGGGGGGACCGAGGATGTGCCCGTGGACCGGCTTGCTCCGGGCGACCGGGTGCTCGTCCGGCCCGGGGAGAAGGTGCCGGTCGACGGTGTAGTGATCGAAGGGGCGACGAGCGTCGATGAGGCGATGCTCACCGGGGAGTCGAAACCGGTGGAGAAGCGCCCGGGCGACGAGGTCATCGGCGGAGCGATCAACGGCGAGGGCTCGGTCGTCGTCGAGGTCCGGAAGACAGGGGCGGAGACCTACCTCGCCCAGGTGATCGACCTTGTGCGAAAAGCGCAGGAGAGCCGGTCCCGGACACAGGACCTCGCAAACCGGGCTGCGTTCCTCCTCGTGGTGATCGCCCTCTCGGTCGGTGCGGTGACGTTCGCGGTATGGCTCATTCTCGGGGAGGGGGCCGGATTTGCGGTGGAGCGGGCTGCGACCGTGATGGTCATCGCCTGCCCCCACGCGCTCGGTCTCGCCGTCCCGCTCGTGGTCGCGGTCTCGACGGCGCTTGCCGCACAGTCCGGGTTCTTGATCCGGGACCGGACCGCGTTTGAGCGGGCAAAGGACCTCCAGGCGGTCATCTTCGACAAGACCGGGACCCTCACGCAGGGGAGGTTCGGGGTCACGGATATCCTCACCTTCGGAGGGGCTGCGGAGGAGGACGTGGTCAGGACCGCGGCGTCGGTGGAGGCGCACTCCGAGCACCCGATCGCCCGGGGCGTGGTCAGGACCGCGGAGGAACGGGGGCTCTCCCTCCTCCCGCTCGAGAACTTCCGGGCGATCCCCGGGAAGGGCGTCGAGGCGGCGGCCGACGGCCGGGTCGTCCGGGTGGTCAGCCCCGGCTACCTCGCGGAGCAGGGGATAGCATCCGGGGATGCGCGGGTAGGGGCGCTCCAGCGGCAAGGCAAGACCGTCGTCTTCCTCCTCGAAGACGGGCGGCTCACGGGCGCGCTCGCGCTCGCCGATATCATCAGGCCGGAGTCTGAGGAGGCTATCCGCCGGCTCAAAGGGATGGGCATCCGGTGCATGATGCTGACCGGCGACAACCCGGACGTCGCCGCATGGGTGGCGGGGGAACTGGGCCTCGATGAGTTCTTTGCCGGGGTCCTGCCCCACGAGAAGGCCGAGAAGGTCCAGGAGGTGCAGCGCCGCTACCGGGTGGCGATGGTGGGCGACGGGATCAACGACGCTCCGGCGCTCGTGCAGGCCGACGTCGGGATCGCCATCGGAGCGGGGACCGATGTGGCCGTGGAGAGCGCCGATATCGTGCTCGTGCGAAACGACCCTCGGGACGCGGCTGCAGTCATCGACCTCTCGAAGAAGACCTACCGGAAGATGTTCGAGAACCTCCTCTGGGCGACCGGCTACAACGCCGTCGCCATCCCGCTCGCCGCCGGCGTGCTCTTCGGTGCCGGTATCGTCCTCACCCCGGCGGCCGGGGCGGTGCTGATGAGCGCAAGCACCGTGATCGTCGCGGTCAACGCCCGGTTGCTCCGGATATAGGCAGACCTGCACTCAGGGGGTGATTGGTTGAACCGGGCAGTTCAATGCAATCAAATAGGGCCCCTCATCCAGTATCTATCGGAGATGAGTTCCCATGAGACGTGATACAACAATCCGAATCTTCTCCCTTTTGATCGTCCTTGCTGTGGTGGTTCCGGCCGTGCAGGCCGCCCTCGTCGTCGACGTAGGGGGCGACCGCACGGCGCTCGCCGGTGAGCCGGTCACCATCCTTGCAACCTACAACGACACGGACGTTGCCGACGCGCTGAACCTCTCGGCCTCCATCAACTGGAGCACGGCAACGACCGAACCGGAGATCGCGCCGGATGACGACCACAACGGCACAGTCCGGGGTACCTACACCTATCTCACCGCCGGCACCTATGCAGTCACGGTGGAGGTCGTAAACAACGCTACGGGCACCGTCGCCTGCGACACCCTGAACGTGACCGTGAGCCCGCAGTCTGTGGACGTGAAAGTCGTCCCGAAGGCCCTGAACCAGAAGAGCAACGGTATTATGACCGTCTTCGTCAGCATTGCAGAATGGTTCGGGTTTGATGATGCCGACCGCACTGACGCGGCTGCACTGGACCCCGAAGAGTTCAGGGTAGGAAACGCGACGCCGGAGAAGGTCAACTTCTGTATGAAGGATGGCGGCACGCTCATCCTGAAGTACAAGCGGCAGGACCTCGACCTGAATACCGGTGACGGCAACCTGACCGTGACCGGCAACGTCACGACGGAGAACGGCCCCGTCTCAGTAGCCGGCAGCGATGCCGTATCGGTGATTAACCCGGGCAACGGGAAGAGACTGGGTGACGGCAACGGTGAGGCGGATGCCGACGCTCTGAAGGAGAAGAAGCTAGAGAAGATGCAGGAGAAGATGGAGAAAGAGAAACTGAAGGAGGAGAAGCAGGAGAAGCAGGAGAAGCAGGAGAAGAAAGTGATGGAGAAGAAGGAGAAGAAGGAGAAGAACCAGAAGAAGTTCGGTGAAGAGTAACAGAAGCCTGACGGAAAAGCAAAAAGACAGGCGCTGTAGTGGCGCACCGGAGGGATCGGGGGCACCCTCCGTCTTCTGTTTTAGCATGGAAATATTCGATCTGGTATGCCTGCCTCCCCTGCGTGCGTAAGTCCTGATTGACGCTCCATTTTGGTGAGGTGGATACCGGTAAACTCCTCTCTGTCGGCCCGAGCCTGTCCCCGTACCAGTGGACTCTTCTTGTAACCCCCACCCCGCGAGAGACAATGCTCTCTGTACCCCCACCCCTCCCGGCCTTCGGCCTCCTCACTCGCCCCGGGGCGGGGGCAGTGCATGATGATACCTGGTGGGAAGCCGTGTCCCGGGGCGGGGCTCCTGGAGAGGGTAAAGTGGGAGTCCGGGGATAGGCTGCACCCGGTTCTTTCCCAAAGCCTGTCCCCGGACACTGGACCGTGGTGAATATCACCCCTGGGGGAGGGGCCGACGGGGAGGGGGTCTCCCCCTCCCCTGTCTCACCGGGGAGCGATACTCGCAACCCCCGCCCCGCGATCAATCCACTTATTGGTTCTGGAGACCAACCTCTATGCACATGGGGCGATACGTCGGCGGGGACGTTCTTCTGGCCTCCGTGCGCATCGGGGGCATCGGTGAATGGAAGGTGCGGCCGGTTGTGGTCGTTGCGGCAGAGGAGAGCGGCGGCCTGCTGGTCTGTCCGGTCTCAAGCAAGCCGTCTTCCGATGCCCCCTCGGTCCCGCTCTCGCTCGACGACTTCGCCCGGGGCGGGCTCGACCTCTTTGGGGAGAGTTACGCCCTGACCGCCTACACCCTCACCATAAGGGCGGCCGACATCATCGGGAAGAAAGGCTCTCTCCTGCCTGAGACGCTTGCCGCCATCCGGGGGGCCGTGCCGCCGGCATGCCGCCCTCCCGAGAAGAGAACCCGCCGGCGGCGGTAAGCGCGGGCGACACGGATCCTTCAGAGTTCGTACCGCTTCAGGAACTCCCGGATCTTCCGGGACTCCATCCATTCCCGGTCGAGTTGACTGACCCGCCTGTTGATCCTCCGGACCTGCTCGCGGAGTTTCTCTGCGGTCTCATCGTCTTCGAGCAGATCCGCTATCCCCATGATCACCTGCAATGGGTGGCGAACATGGTCGGCAAGGACGGCGAACTGCGCGATGTTTCGCGCGGTCATATCGAACGCCTGTTCTCGGAGCCGCTCGTACAGAATCCGCTCCGAGATATCCCTGCCGACGGCTTGAAACCCTACGATCATCCCGTTCTCGACAATCGGCGACTCGTTCAGTTCCAGTACGGCGGTCTCTCCGTCCTTCCGCCTGACCTCAACCCTGAGCCCTTCGACCTGCTCGCCCCGAAGCACCTTCCGGCGCCCTTCTTCCCACACCAAAAGGCTTGACTGGAGGACATAGTCCTCCCAGTCCGTCCCTGCCATCTCTTCAGGATGATACCCGAGTATCCGCTCCATCGCCGGCGAGACATAGTTCAGTCCGCCGGCAAGATACGACGTAACAATGAGGTCGAAACTCCGTTGTGCAATCCCCCGAAACTTCTCCTCGCTGTTTAAGAGCGCCGCCTCCGCCCGCATCCGCTCGATGACCCGGCCGAGCCGCTCCGCGACGGCGTCAAGCAGCATCCGCTCTTCCCGCAGGAACGGCCCTTCATCCGCCTCCGGCCTCTCGCGGAGGTAGCGGACCTCGACCTCGCCAACACATGCGCCGCGGACAACAATCGGGCTTTTCTGCTTCCAAGGAGTCTCCCCGGGGTCGCCCCGCCGGTATTCCCGGCCCTCGACCGTGATCCGTGCCGCAGTATCGTCCGGGTATTGCCAGCCCGAAGGGAGCGTATCGGCAACCGCCTGCAGGAGCCTATCAAGCGTTATCCCCGGCACCTCAACGAGGTGAGCGATGGTATAGAGGCACCGGAGTTCGTTCATCCGCTGGTTCAGGTCATAGGTTCGCTTCCGAAGCGCCTCTTCCGCACGGTCCCGCTCGGTCACGTCGAACGCGGTCCCGGTGATGCCGACGATGCTCCCGCCGGCGTCTCGGAGCGGCTTTAATGTCAGATCCCGGACGTGCGGCTCGCCTGCGACGGTGAGAACCGCCTCCGCCCGTATGATCTCCCCCGTCTCCAGGACTCGGCGCTTGAGCGCGGTGAGGTGTGCGGCTTCGTCGGAGAGGAAGGCCTCCGGGTCCGCCATACCGATGATGGACGTATCCGTAGGCCCAAGTTGCTGGTTATACGACCAGATGTAGCGGAGGCCCCTATCCTGCGCAAAGACGACGACCGGCGACCGATCGAGCGCAGTCCTGAAGTAGTGCGCATTCACATTCCCGGTGGCGTCCCGGATCCTGATGACCTTAGGCCCGACTCCGATCTCTGCGTGGGCCGGTATGCCCGATATCGAGAGCCAGCGCTGGCTGCCGTCGGGAGTCCGGGTGCGGCAGAGGAGGGCGGGCAGGTCTGCGCCGTTCTCGAGGGCCTGCCGGATCAACACTGCAGCAGCCTCGTCCTGGAGAATCGGCGCAAGATACCTGCTGAAAAGAGAGAGCACGTCCGCCCCGAGGACGTCCTCCTGCCGGACCGCAAGGGTCCGCACGAGCGTCGGGTTACACCACGCAACCCTCCGGTCGCCATTAACTACGAGGAGGCCGTCTTCCAGAGTGTCGAGCACCAGATGGTCGCATAGTGCCCGGTCCCGATATGAGTCTGTCATTCCCCTCCGGCGGTGCAGAGTGTAGATGTAGTGGATGAGTATCAGGAGGGTAAAAAGGATTGCTATCCGGTCTTCTGGAAAAGCCTGATGAAAATAATGATTTTCCTGATTCCAAAGAGTGATTCCGGCAGCGTCTCTGGTTTCTCGAAGCCCGAGCCCTCGCAGTAGGGCGCGCTCGTATGCCGGGGAACCTCCATCGGCGTTGCCCCTAGCCCGACACTGATAAGTCCTCTTGCAGCCGAATCTTGGTACATGGCTGTGCGAGCACGCGTATTGGTCAGCGGAAGGGTGCAGGGCGTCGGGTTTCGGTGGGCCGTGGAGGGGGAGGCCCAAACCGAGGGAGTCACCGGCTGGGTCAAGAACCTTCCGGACGGCCGCGTAGAGGCCGTCTTTGAGGGCGACGAAGCGCCGGTGCAGCGGATGGTCGAGTTCTGCCGCCGGGGTCCGGCTGCAGCCCGGGTCGACGGCGTGCAGGCGGCACGCGAAGAGTATACCGGAGAGTTCGACGGTTTCTTCATCCGGCGGTGAGAGGAAGACCGTGTGCTCCCCCTTAAAACATAAATACCTGCGGTGAGCCGTAGAGATATCTATGATGACCGATACAGACTCGAACCGGGTCCTCTCAGTGCTCCGAGAACGGCGGAGCGTCAGGAACTACACGGATAGGGAGGTTTCGGA
It includes:
- a CDS encoding acylphosphatase, giving the protein MAVRARVLVSGRVQGVGFRWAVEGEAQTEGVTGWVKNLPDGRVEAVFEGDEAPVQRMVEFCRRGPAAARVDGVQAAREEYTGEFDGFFIRR
- a CDS encoding copper-translocating P-type ATPase, whose translation is MDHDHGRQYETQLAEASRQKPPEIHRPGAEHHHALEDFRRRFVISTILTIPILLLSAPVQSLLGITITFPGSDYLLLGLATAVYLYGGWPFLAGIVSELRARMPGMMTLIAVAITVAYVYSSAVVLGIVGGEGFFWELATLIDIMLLGHWVEMRSVLGASRALEELVRVMPSEAHLVRDGGTEDVPVDRLAPGDRVLVRPGEKVPVDGVVIEGATSVDEAMLTGESKPVEKRPGDEVIGGAINGEGSVVVEVRKTGAETYLAQVIDLVRKAQESRSRTQDLANRAAFLLVVIALSVGAVTFAVWLILGEGAGFAVERAATVMVIACPHALGLAVPLVVAVSTALAAQSGFLIRDRTAFERAKDLQAVIFDKTGTLTQGRFGVTDILTFGGAAEEDVVRTAASVEAHSEHPIARGVVRTAEERGLSLLPLENFRAIPGKGVEAAADGRVVRVVSPGYLAEQGIASGDARVGALQRQGKTVVFLLEDGRLTGALALADIIRPESEEAIRRLKGMGIRCMMLTGDNPDVAAWVAGELGLDEFFAGVLPHEKAEKVQEVQRRYRVAMVGDGINDAPALVQADVGIAIGAGTDVAVESADIVLVRNDPRDAAAVIDLSKKTYRKMFENLLWATGYNAVAIPLAAGVLFGAGIVLTPAAGAVLMSASTVIVAVNARLLRI
- a CDS encoding PAS domain S-box protein, which encodes MTDSYRDRALCDHLVLDTLEDGLLVVNGDRRVAWCNPTLVRTLAVRQEDVLGADVLSLFSRYLAPILQDEAAAVLIRQALENGADLPALLCRTRTPDGSQRWLSISGIPAHAEIGVGPKVIRIRDATGNVNAHYFRTALDRSPVVVFAQDRGLRYIWSYNQQLGPTDTSIIGMADPEAFLSDEAAHLTALKRRVLETGEIIRAEAVLTVAGEPHVRDLTLKPLRDAGGSIVGITGTAFDVTERDRAEEALRKRTYDLNQRMNELRCLYTIAHLVEVPGITLDRLLQAVADTLPSGWQYPDDTAARITVEGREYRRGDPGETPWKQKSPIVVRGACVGEVEVRYLRERPEADEGPFLREERMLLDAVAERLGRVIERMRAEAALLNSEEKFRGIAQRSFDLIVTSYLAGGLNYVSPAMERILGYHPEEMAGTDWEDYVLQSSLLVWEEGRRKVLRGEQVEGLRVEVRRKDGETAVLELNESPIVENGMIVGFQAVGRDISERILYERLREQAFDMTARNIAQFAVLADHVRHPLQVIMGIADLLEDDETAEKLREQVRRINRRVSQLDREWMESRKIREFLKRYEL
- a CDS encoding type II toxin-antitoxin system PemK/MazF family toxin: MGRYVGGDVLLASVRIGGIGEWKVRPVVVVAAEESGGLLVCPVSSKPSSDAPSVPLSLDDFARGGLDLFGESYALTAYTLTIRAADIIGKKGSLLPETLAAIRGAVPPACRPPEKRTRRRR